Proteins from one Malaya genurostris strain Urasoe2022 chromosome 2, Malgen_1.1, whole genome shotgun sequence genomic window:
- the LOC131427010 gene encoding GTP-binding protein Rheb homolog translates to MPAKERNIAMMGYRSVGKSSLSIQFVEGQFVDSYDPTIENTFTKITRVNSTDYEVKLVDTAGQDEYSIFPAQYSMDFHGYVLVYSITSQKSFEVIQIIYEKLLDVMGKAYVPVVLVGNKTDLHQERAVTTEEGRKLAESWKAQFLETSAKQNESVADIFHLLLQQIERDNGNTSEKSSCTIS, encoded by the exons atgcCTGCGAAAGAACGAAACATTGCCATGATGGGTTACCGATCCGTAG GAAAATCATCGCTCAGTATTCAGTTTGTGGAAGGACAATTTGTAGATTCATACGATCCGACTATTGAAAACA catTCACCAAAATTACACGCGTCAATTCAACAGATTACGAAGTAAAACTTGTTGACACAGCAGGTCAGGATGAGTACAGTATATTCCCTGCCCAATACAGCATGGACTTTCACGGTTATGTCCTAGTATACTCTATCACCAGTCAAAAGTCGTTTGAGGTGATTCAGATTATCTACGAGAAGTTACTCGACGTCATGGGGAAGGCCTA cgTTCCAGTTGTACTAGTAGGAAATAAGACCGATCTGCACCAGGAGCGCGCTGTCACGACGGAAGAGGGCAGGAAGCTAGCGGAATCCTGGAAGGCACAGTTTCTGGAAACATCCGCCAAGCAAAATGAG TCCGTGGCCGACATTTTCCATCTGTTGTTGCAACAAATCGAGCGCGACAATGGAAATACAAGTGAGAAGAGCAGTTGCACCATCTCCTGA
- the LOC131432958 gene encoding uncharacterized protein LOC131432958, translating to MGEQYETRDPWLIHLLLKKLDDSLRSQWAQHIVDNDYPTFNELLRFLKRKCDALETCAAFGTKSIDYMKRDIWKDERVSQIPKKEVRSLTVVQNVPCPMCTEDHTIYQCNNFKEASVQERRDLVQKAKLCFNCLRSNHFAKTCQSKSVCRNPDCKQRHHTLLCQMESNATSNQSEKSLMEIKTEDNNIQQMHSYSTSLKTNSPKYVVGTLPTAIVRIKGKDKYYEMRAMIDCGSQASLITESCVTRLGLHRANGNILITGVTNCASETTRGVVNLEISSRFNFNPIINTRAYVLNKLTRNLPQQKIDTTSLKCLESLPLADPGYDTPSKIDLILGVDVFLSILDEGKVKDDFGMPVAVNSLFGWLVAGQIGNSFTIQCSTAVMNLYTDIDVDRTLRQFWEIEEIVKPKHLTVEEKKAVEIFQSTHQRDDAGRFTVRLPMNDSSLTLGESLPAAIQRLKAMERRFSSDPNFKNLYSEFMTEYLRLGHMERVPTDEINIAPDKRYYLPHHAVLKEDSSTSKLRVVFDGSCRTSTGVSLNEKLLVGPNVNEELFVVLTRFRSYAVAFTADAEKMYRQVNVHKDDTDFQRIVWRFDPTQPIEHYRLLTVTYGTSCAAYLAMESLRQAAKDSQNESPIASERIRKNFYVDDLLSGANTLEEAIRLQNEIIKITSAAGFNLRKWSSNISQPKTIPEQSIPLKLSPETEYVKALGIHWSPLDDSFSYRLKLNIHNQNTKHRQLRESLKSESFDASVSQYLNNLGIKWTFITPNAPHMGGLWEAAVKSMKKHLRVVLGNEILTYEALSTILAQIEACLNSRPLCALSTSVDACEALTPGHFTIGQALNLIPEPSVLNITENRLDRYQRLCRYVEEFWDRWKGEFLATLQPRSKWRGVQANLKIGDLVIVKNDNTPPAYWELARVIAVHPDRNGIVRNVTLSKGQTEYQRPIHKLVVLPRN from the exons ATGGGGGAACAATACGAAACACGAGACCCTTGGCTCATCCATCTATTACTCAAGAAACTTGACGATAGCCTGCGATCCCAGTGGGCTCAGCACATTGTAGACAATGATTATCCGACGTTCAACGAATTGTTGCGGTTCCTCAAGCGAAAATGTGATGCATTGGAGACTTGCGCTGCTTTTGGTACAAAGAGTATTGATTACATGAAGCGTGATATATGGAAAGACGAGCGGGTAAGTCAGATTCCAAAGAAGGAAGTTCGAAGCTTAACAGTGGTTCAAAATGTTCCATGCCCGATGTGTACTGAGGATCACACAATTTATCAGTGCAATAACTTCAAGGAAGCAAGTGTTCAAGAACGACGAGATTTAGTTCAAAAGGCAAAATTGTGCTTCAATTGTTTAAGATCGAATCATTTTGCAAAAACGTGTCAATCAAAGTCAGTGTGTCGAAATCCGGACTGTAAACAAAGGCACCACACACTACTGTGTCAAATGGAATCGAACGCAACATCCAATCAAAGTGAAAAGTCCCTGATGGAAATAAAAACAGAAGATAATAATATTCAGCAAATGCACTCATACTCGACCAGTCTTAAAACCAATAGTCCAAAGTATGTTGTAGGAACATTACCCACAGCTATTGTACGAATTAAAGGAAAGGATAAATACTACGAGATGCGCGCCATGATCGATTGCGGTTCGCAAGCTTCGTTAATTACAGAAAGTTGTGTTACACGTCTTGGATTACATCGAGCCAATGGCAACATTTTAATCACTGGCGTTACTAACTGTGCATCGGAAACCACAAGAGGTGTGGTGAACTTAGAAATCTCTTCGCGTTTCAACTTCAACCCTATTATCAACACAAGAGCTTACGTATTGAACAAGCTCACTCGTAATTTACCACAGCAGAAAATCGATACTACCAGTTTGAAGTGCTTGGAATCATTGCCGTTAGCTGATCCTGGATATGATACACCAAGTAAGATCGATCTTATTCTTGGCGTTGATGTGTTTCTTTCAATTCTAGACGAAGGAAAGGTTAAAGATGATTTCGGAATGCCAGTGGCGGTAAACTCACTGTTCGGCTGGTTGGTTGCCGGTCAAATCGGTAATTCGTTTACTATTCAATGCAGTACTGCTGTCATGAATCTTTACACCGACATCGATGTTGACCGCACTTTACGTCAGTTTTGGGAGATCGAAGAAATCGTGAAACCTAAGCATCTCACTGTGGAAGAAAAAAAGGCTGTCGAAATATTTCAATCAACACATCAACGTGATGATGCAGGAAGGTTTACAGTTCGCTTACCAATGAATGATTCTTCATTAACGCTTGGAGAGTCATTGCCAGCGGCAATTCAACGCTTGAAGGCAATGGAGAGAAGGTTTAGTTCGGATCCAAACTTCAAAAACCTATATAGTGAATTTATGACCGAATACCTGAGGCTCGGTCATATGGAACGTGTACCGACAGATGAAATCAATATCGCGCCAGACAAACGATACTATCTCCCCCATCATGCCGTTTTAAAGGAGGATAGCTCCACATCTAAACTACGCGTTGTTTTCGACGGCTCATGTAGGACCTCAACGGGTGTTTCCCTAAATGAGAAGCTGCTGGTCGGACCTAACGTAAACGAAGAACTTTTTGTCGTACTCactcggtttcggagttatgccgtcgcATTCACCGCAGATGCAGAAAAAATGTATCGTCAAGTGAACGTACATAAAGACGATACTGATTTCCAGCGAATCGTATGGAGATTCGATCCAACTCAACCAATCGAGCATTATCGACTATTAACCGTCACCTACGGGACTTCCTGTGCTGCGTACCTTGCTATGGAATCATTACGACAAGCAGCTAAAGACAGTCAGAATGAATCGCCCATCGCGTCAgagagaataaggaaaaacttctATGTTGATGACCTTTTGTCAGGGGCTAATACACTCGAGGAGGCGATTAGGTTACAAAATGAAATCATTAAAATCACATCGGCTGCAGGTTTCAACCTCCGGAAATGGTCATCAAACATTTCACAACCGAAAACAATTCCAGAACAGTCCATACCTCTTAAATTGTCACCAGAAACAGAATATGTTAAAGCACTGGGTATTCATTGGTCTCCATTGGACGATTCATTTAGTTACCGTTTAAAACTAAACATCCATAACCAAAATACCAAGC ATCGGCAACTTCGTGAGAGTTTGAAATCTGAGAGTTTTGACGCTAGTGTTAGCCAGTATCTCAACAACTTAGGAATCAAATGGACATTTATCACACCCAATGCACCTCACATGGGAGGGCTGTGGGAAGCAGCTgtaaaaagtatgaagaaacatCTTCGAGTCGTCCTTGGAAATGAGATACTCACGTACGAAGCTTTATCAACTATTCTGGCTCAAATCGAAGCATGCCTCAATTCACGTCCGCTTTGCGCCCTATCAACATCGGTTGATGCTTGTGAAGCATTAACTCCTGGGCATTTCACCATTGGTCAGGCCCTGAATCTAATACCTGAACCTTCCGTATTGAATATAACTGAAAATCGTCTTGATCGTTATCAAAGGCTTTGTCGATATGTCGAAGAATTTTGGGATCGATGGAAAGGCGAGTTTCTAGCGACACTTCAACCAAGAAGTAAATGGAGAGGTGTGCAAGCAAACTTGAAGATTGGTGATTTGGTTATAGTTAAAAATGACAACACTCCTCCAGCGTATTGGGAGCTCGCCAGAGTTATAGCAGTCCATCCCGATCGAAATGGCATCGTTcgcaatgtcactctcagcaaaGGCCAAACGGAGTACCAGCGACCCATACACAAGCTAGTGGTTTTGCCAAGAAATTGA
- the LOC131429620 gene encoding malate dehydrogenase, mitochondrial: MFSRTLKTVAAQGVKNFSTSSQNNVKVAVCGASGGIGQPLSLLLKQSPLVTELSLYDIVHTPGVAADLSHIETHSKVTGYNGPENLEKALAGADIVIIPAGVPRKPGMTRDDLFNTNASIVRDLAAGVAKACPKALIGIISNPVNSTVPIACDTLAKAGVLDPKRVFGVSTLDIVRANTFIGEASGVNPQKVNVPVIGGHSGVTIIPVLSQATPSVSFPQDKISALTERIQEAGTEVVKAKAGAGSATLSMAYAGARFALALARAINGEQNVIECAYVRSDVTEAKYFSTPLLLGKNGLEKNLGLPKLNAYEQDLLKKAIPELKKNIQKGEEFVKKN; the protein is encoded by the exons atgtttTCTCGTACGCTGAAAACTGTTGCTGCTCAAGGAGTTAAGAATTTCTCCACCAGCTCGCAG aataaCGTTAAAGTAGCAGTATGCGGTGCTTCCGGTGGAATTGGGCAGCCTTTGTCATTACTTTTGAAGCAAAGCCCATTGGTGACTGAACTGTCACTATACGATATTGTCCACACACCCGGAGTTGCTGCAGATTTGTCTCACATTGAGACTCACTCCAAGGTTACTGGATATAACGGTCCCGAAAATCTGGAAAAGGCACTGGCCGGTGCTGACATCGTCATCATTCCAGCCGGTGTTCCTCGCAAGCCAGGCATGACACGTGACGATTTGTTCAACACGAACGCATCGATTGTGCGAGATCTGGCCGCTGGTGTTGCTAAGGCTTGTCCGAAAGCCTTGATCGGCATCATCTCCAATCCGGTTAATTCGACGGTGCCCATCGCTTGTGACACACTGGCTAAG gctGGAGTTTTGGACCCGAAGCGTGTTTTCGGAGTTTCTACACTGGACATTGTTCGAGCGAATACTTTCATCGGGGAAGCTTCCGGAGTTAATCCACAAAAGGTTAATGTTCCCGTTATCGGAGGCCACTCGGGAGTAACCATAATTCCGGTTCTATCGCAAGCTACTCCATCAGTCAGCTTCCCTCAGGATAAGATTTCTGCCTTAACCGAACGCATCCAGGAGGCTGGTACTGAGGTCGTCAAGGCAAAAGCTGGTGCAGGTTCGGCTACTCTTTCCATGGCTTACGCTGGCGCACGGTTCGCCTTAGCTTTGGCACGTGCAATTAACGGAGAGCAGAATGTAATCGAATGTGCATATGTTCGCTCTGATGTAACTGAGGCAAAATATTTCTCTACGCCGCTGTTGTTGGGCAAAAATGGATTAGAGAAAAATCTTGGACTGCCAAAATTGAATGCCTACGAACAAGACCTACTCAAAAAAGCCATCCCAGAACTtaagaaaaatattcaaaaaggtGAAGAATTTGTCAAGAAAAACTAA